From the genome of Patescibacteria group bacterium:
TCCAAAGTTTTTAACAAGGCGCTAACCGCCCCTTCGCTTAAATTTTCCGCGCCCTTGATAATGCCGACTTTATAGGAATTTAAAAACGAGCTCATGCTTAAATTTCTGATAAAATCCCTGACTTGCTCAATGGAAATATTTTTTTTATCTTCCTCTCTTTTAATTAAATAAATATCGCTATGGATATTTTTAACCGCTTCTAAACAGGCCGGGCATTTGCCGCAAGGCGAAATTAATTTATCTTTAGCTTCGCAAACCAGGCTGCGCGCGAAAAAATGCGCGGCCGTGGTTTTGCCCAAATTAGCCGGACCGGTAAAGATATAGCTGCCGGAAATATTTTTTTTAGCCAAACTTTTAGATAAAAACTCAAAAATATGGCCATTGCCGACTAAAGGCCAGTTTGATTTAGCGGCTTCAGTTTTCATGAAATAATTATAACTTTTTATGGCAGACAAGTCAAAAAATATTAATTTCGCTTAGACGTCCGACGTCCCGGGGACGTCGGACGTCTTTTCTTGGTTGACTTTTACGGCCGAATATTAGTATAATAATCCCATGAATAATAAACTTAAAAAACTAGTTTTGCTCGGCGGGGACATAGCCGTCCTCTATTTTTCCTTGTATTTGACTTTAGTAATCAGATATTTAAGCGACTACCAAGCTAAAACCTGGGCGGCGCATTTCTGGCCGTTCACGGCTATTTTTATTTTATGGCTGATCATTTTTTATATCTCTAATCTATATAACCTGAATTTAGCCGTAAACAATATAAAATTTTACCAATCAAGCGGACGCGCCCTGATTATCGCCGGCCTGGCCTCGCTTACTTTCTTTTATTTAATGCCGCGAATCGGCATCGCGCCGAAAACCAATTTATTCATATATATCATAGTTTTCGCGGTTATTTTTTATCTTTGGCGCCAATTCTATAATTATTCGCTAAAATCATACCTGCCTAAAAGAAATATCGGCATCGTCGGCTATAATAATTTAGTGGCGGAAATTATCAACGAGTTCAGGCAAAAGCCCCATCTAGGCTATAATCTAAGCTTTATAGTTGACGACAGCGGCGAAAAGCAGGCGGCCGGCATCAGACCGATTACCGACTTGGAAGTATTGCTGGCTGAAAATAAATTGGATACGGTTATTTTATCTTCCGACCCGCACCGGTCGGAAAATCTGCGCGCTGTTTTATTCAATTCGCTTTACCGCCGGATAAATTATGTCAGCCTGCCTAATTTCTACGAAGCCATAACCGGCAAGGTCCCGCTGGATTCGGTTAACCAAATGTGGTTTTTAGAAAACTTAAGCGAAAGCAATAAAATCTGGTTTAACCGCCTAAAAATAATTTATGATTTCATTATCGCTCTGGCGATTTTTATTATTACTCTGCCCTTCTGGATTATTATCGCCGTAATAATTAAACTAGAGAGTCCCGGACCGATATTTTTTATTATGAACCGGGCCGGACAAAATAATAAAGTATTCAAGTTGATAAAATTCAGAACCATGAGAGAAAAAAATAATGATTACGCGCCGACCCGAGCGAACGATCCCCGCATAACTAAGTTCGGCGGATTTCTAAGAAAAACCAGGCTTGATGAATTGCCCCAAGTTATTAATATACTGAAAGGCGAAATGAGCTTCGTCGGGCCCCGCCCGGAGCGGCCGGAGCTGATCCTTGAGCTTGAAAAGCAAATCCCCTTCTATGGCCAAAGAACTTTAGTCAAGCCCGGCCTGACCGGCTCGGACCAGATTTCCGGCGAATATCATTCGCCGTCGCGCGAAGACAGCTTAAAAAAATTGCAATACGATCTCTTCTATATAAAAAACCGATCTTTATTTTTAGACCTGTCCATTATTTTAAAAACCGTCGCCACGGTAATTTCCAGAGGCGGCATGTAAACCACAAGACGTCCGACGTCCTATAAATACTTTGACCCGTTTTGACACCTTTTGACCTCTTTGCTATACTAATCCCATGCCTACGCAAATTGACCCAAACACAATCTATACTACGGCGGAAACGCAAAAACTGCTAAAAATCAGCAACAGCACTATTAAGCGCATGCTTAAAAACGGCTTGATTAAAGCTAACAAGGTTGGCGGGCAATATAGAATACTGGGCAAAGAAATCCTGCGCCTGGTTTCTCCGGAGGTGGAAAAAAAAGCCATAAAATCATATTTAAATATAAAGCAAAAAGTCGTAAATACTATAAATAAATGGTAAAGCGTGATTAAGCTCGCGCTTTTTTATTTTATGAGCACAAAAAAAGCATTAATCACCGGCATAACCGGCCAAGACGGCAGCTATCTGGCAGAGCTGCTTTTAGAAAAAGGCTATGAAGTGCATGGCATAATCAGACGCGCCAGCACTTTTAACACCGAAAGGATTGACCACTTATATAAAGACCCGCATATTAACGGCGTGCACCTTTTTCTGCATTACGGCGATTTATCCGACGGCAGTAACTTAAACCGCATTTTAGAAAAAATCAGCCCGGATGAAATTTATCATCTAGGAGCGCAAAGCCATGTCCGGGTAAGCTTTGACCTGCCGGAATATACGGGCGATATCAGCGGACTGGGAACGGTAAGGCTGTTAGATGCCATCAGAGATACTGAAATAAAAACTAAATTTTACCAAGCCTCGTCAAGCGAGATGTTCGGCTTAGTTGATAAACTGCCGATTACCGAAGCCACGCCCTTCCATCCCCGCTCGCCTTACGCCTGCGCCAAAGTTTACGCTTATTGGATAACTAAAAATTACCGCGAAGCTTATAATTTATACGCCACCAACGGCATCTTATTCAACCACGAAAGCCCGCGCCGCGGCGAAACTTTCGTCACCAGAAAAATTACTCGCGGCCTGGCCAGGATTAAATTAGGTTTGGATGAAAAATTATTCCTCGGCAATTTAGACGCTAAGCGCGATTGGGGCTATGCCAAAGATTTTGTCTATGGCATGTGGCTAATGCTCCAGCAAGACAAACCGGATGATTATATTTTAGCCACTAACGAAACTCATGATGTTAAAGAGTTCGTAAATAAAACCGCTGAAACTTTAGGCATGGAAATCACCTGGCAGGGCCAAGGGTTAGAAGAAATTGGCGTAGACAAAAAAACCGGCAAAACAATTATTGAAATAGACCCGAAATATTTCCGGCCGTCCGAAGTGCCGATACTGCTCGGCGACTATGCCAAAGCCAAAACTGAACTCGGCTGGGAGCCGAAAGTTAAATTCACGGAACTGGTAAAAATCATGGCCGAAGCGGATTTTGAAAAAGAGAAAGCAAAACTATAAATAGACTTGCCATTCCCGCCCTCTTGTCATTCATGCGAAGGCTAAAGGACGGGAACTTCAAAAAATTCCAACTGTTAATAAATCCTTAATAGTTCAAAAAGAGGGAGAAAGAAGCATAAAACGCGAAATAGTATTTTATAATTTAGATATTAGCTAATATTTGACAAATTATTAATAATTATATATATTAGTAATATAAGAAATACAATAATTTATATATTGATAATATAAATATGCTAGAAAAAAGCAAAATTGAAGAAGTTTTTATTGACCAATTCAGCCAATTCAAAAACAAAAATAGCGGCATGGAAAGAATGGTTAATATTAAAAAATATCTAGCTACCGAGCAAGTCGTGGTTATTTCCGGAATTAGGCGCTGCGGTAAATCCACGCTTTTAAAGCAATTCGCCGATCATTTAAATAATTTTTATTACATAAACTTCGACGATGAGCGCCTGATAAATTTTACCGTTGATAATTTTAATGATTTGCTGGCTGTCTGGCAAAAAAACTTCAAATCAACGAACATTCTTATTGATGAAATTCAGAATATAAAAAGCTGGGAGCGATTTATCAGGCGGATTCATGATGAGGGCTATAAAATTTTTATTACCGGCTCAAATTCAAAGCTTTTGTCGTCAGAGCTATCCACCCATCTAACCGGCAGATATAAAAAACTGGAACTCTACCCCTTTTCTTTCGTTGAGTTTATTAAATTCAAAAACATCCCGGCTCAAGCGAAAACAACGGAGGAAAAAGCCGTGTTAAGCAAATTTTTCAGCGAATACCTATCACGCGGCGGCTTTCCTGAATATATAAAAAATAAAGATACGGAAACCGTCAAAAGAATTTATGAAGACGTAATCTATAAGGACATAATCGCCAGATTCGGCATCCGTGAAATCAAATCGTTCCGACTTTTGGCCAATTGGCTTTTTACTAATTTTACCAAAGAAGCAAGCTATAATTCCCTGGCAAAAATACTGGGAATAAAAACAGCCGCCACGGTTAGCGAATACGTCTCGTTCCTGCAAGAAGCCTATTTACTGTTTGAATTGTACAAATATGATTATTCCTTAAAAAAACAATACACTTCAAACAAAAAAATATATGTAATAGACAATGGCCTGCGCAACGAAATCGCTTTTTCCGTTTCGGAAGACCGCGGACGGCTTTTAGAAAACATCGTTTTTATTGAACTAAAAAGAAGGGGGCAGGAGGCATATTTTTTCCGAGGGAAAAAAGAATGCGATTTCATCCTATTGGAAAAAAATAAAATAAAACAAGCCCTGCAAGTATCTCTCGATTTTAATGGCAACAATAAAAAACGGGAGATGGACGGACTGCTTGAAGCAATGATAAAATTTGATTTGCCGTCAGGCGTGATTTTGACGGAAGACCAAGAAGAAGAAATAAAAATAAGCGGAAAAAAAATAAAAATACAGCCAGTCTATCGCTGGTTGGTTGAAAATTAATTATGCATCTTTAATTATTCACAGCATTCTGATTGATTCGGATGAGCCGTATTCGTAGCGCGGCGTCTAATTAATTTATTCGGATTTAATTATATGAATAAAAACTCTAAAATTTATTTAGCCGGCCATCAGGGTTTAGTCGGCTCGGCGATTTTAAGAAAACTCTCCGCCGAAGGATTCACTAATCTGATTTTAAAAACTCGCGAGCAGGTTGACTTATTTGATCAGCGGGCTACGGAAAAATTTATGGCCGAGGCTAAGCCCGAATATGTAATTTTAGCCGCGGCCAGAGTCGGCGGCATCGGCGCCAACGTAAATTACGGAGCGGATTTTTTATACGAAAATCTGCTGATTCAAAATAACGTTATCTGGTCGGCGCTCAAAAGCGATGTAAAAAAACTTTTATTCCTCGGCTCTTCCTGCATTTACCCGCGCCAAGCCAAGCAGCCGATGAAAGAAGAATATCTCTTAGACGGCAAGCCGGAGCCGACTAACGAAGGCTACGCTTTAGCTAAAATCGCCGGCATGAAATTATGCGAAAAAATATTTGAACAATACGGCCGCTGCTTTATCTCCTGCATGCCTACCAATATGTACGGCCCAAATGATAATTTTGATCTAGCCACCTCCCATGTCATTCCGGCCCTGCTTCGGCGCCTGCATGAGGCTAAATTGCGAAACGAGGCGCAGGTGCAAATTTGGGGCTCGGGCAAAGTCAGGCGGGAATTTTTATACGTTGACGACTTGGCGGAAGCGGTAATTTGGCTGATGCAAAACTATAATGAAAAGCAATTTCTAAACGTTGGCACCGGCCAAGATATTGCTATCAGCGAATTAGCCGAACTGATAAAAAAAATCGTTGGCTACCAAGGCGAATTGGCGTATAACACTAATAACCCGGACGGTATGCCGCAAAAACTTTTAGATGTTGAGAGAATTAATAAATTGGGCTGGAGCCATAAAATAGATTTAGAGCAGGGGCTAAAGCTGGCTTACGGCTGGTATTTAAAAAATAAAGTATGACTGTCTGCTATTTTGGCATTTATAAAGCTGACTACAACCGCAATAAAATTATAATGGCCGGCTTAAGAGCCAACGGCCTGGAGATTTTAGAATGCAACAGCCGGCTTAAGGGGCCAAAAAAATATTTTGATTTGATAAAAAAGCACCGCGCCTTAAAAAATAAATATGACGTGATGATCGTCGGCTTCCCCGGCTATCAAGCCATGATTTTGGCAAAATTGATTACCGGCCGGCCGATTATTTTTGACGCTTTTTTTTCGCTTTACGACGCTATGGTAAACGACCGGAGAGCCGTCAGCCGCCTCCATCCCTTAGCTTGGTATTTTTGGCTTTTAGACTGGCTGTCAGGCTCTTTAGCCGACCGGATACTTTTAGATACCGGCGAGCACATTAAATATTTCGCCAAAACATTCGGCCTAAAGACGAAAAAATTTATCCGAGTAATTATCGGCGCCGATACGGATATTTTCCGCCCGGCGCCGGCTAAACCGGCCTCGGCTGATTTTTTAGTCCATTTTCACGGATCATATATCCGCAACCAGGGTATCAACTATATCGTTGACGCGGCCGAAAAGCTAAGAGGAGAAAATATTATTTTCAGCTTAGTCGGCGCCGGGCAGGATTTCACGCGGATTAAAAATAGAGTTGACGAACTGAAGCTGGCGGAAAAATTCCAGATACGCGGTTTTCTGCCGATTGAGGGCTTACTAGACTCCGTCCATAAGGCTGATCTTTGCTTGGGAATTTTCGGCTCGGGAGAAAAAACGCAAAGGATTATATCCAATAAAATTTTTGAATGCCTGGCCTGCCAAAAAGCCCTTTTAACCGCGGACACGCCGGCCATGAGAGAATTATTTTCCGAAAATGAAGTGGCTTTCTGCCGCGCCGGGGACGGAGAGGATTTGGCGGAAAAAATATTATATTTAAAAAATAATCCGGAAACCAGAGAATCTTTAGCCAAAGCCAGCTATGAATTTTTTACGAACAACCTGCGGCCTGCCGGCTTAACGGCGGAATTAGCAAAAATAATCGGTTCATTGGCGGAAAAAAAATAAAGCTTAGAGGCCGAACAGGCATCATGCCAATTAATCGCCAAACTATAAAACATTTTATGCCGGATAACCAATGGAAAAAATACGAGCAAGCTTATCATCTGCGCTCGCTTAAATACGCGAAGGGCGGTAAGCTGAAATTCAGCCGCAAGCATGAAGGCCTGGCTGAATACCTTAACGAGGCGGCGGAAAAAATCGGCCGAACGGATTTTTCATTTTTAGACGCCGGCTGCGGCAACGGAATTTATCTGAAATATATGGGCGATAAATACCCGGAAGCGCGGCTCCACGGCTTTGATTTTTCCCAAACCATCGTGGATATCGCTAAAAACAACGCGCCAACAGCTGAAATTAAATCGGGCAACCTGGAAGCAGCGCCCTATGCCGATGAAAAATTTGATATAATTTTATGCACCCAGGTGATTGAGCATCTTTTAGACGATAAAAAAGGCTTAACTGAATTATACCGCCTGCTAAAACCAAATGGTTATTTAATTATCAGCACGGACAACGAGGATAATCTGGTCAGTAAATTCCTTAACTTGCCGATTAAACTATTATCCTCCCCCTACCGGCTACTTAAAAGACTACTGCCTGATAAAAAATATTTTCCGCATAAATCATATAAAATCGGCGAATTCACAAAATTAATAAAAACTAGAGCCTTAATTATAGAAAAAATTTCCACTTTCCGCTTTTCCCTGCCCTGGCCGTTTTATAAAATGGGATTATTAAACCAGCTATTAAACAAACTTGAAACATTCGCCGGCAATAAAAACTTTTTTAGAAATAACGGCGATAT
Proteins encoded in this window:
- a CDS encoding sugar transferase: MNNKLKKLVLLGGDIAVLYFSLYLTLVIRYLSDYQAKTWAAHFWPFTAIFILWLIIFYISNLYNLNLAVNNIKFYQSSGRALIIAGLASLTFFYLMPRIGIAPKTNLFIYIIVFAVIFYLWRQFYNYSLKSYLPKRNIGIVGYNNLVAEIINEFRQKPHLGYNLSFIVDDSGEKQAAGIRPITDLEVLLAENKLDTVILSSDPHRSENLRAVLFNSLYRRINYVSLPNFYEAITGKVPLDSVNQMWFLENLSESNKIWFNRLKIIYDFIIALAIFIITLPFWIIIAVIIKLESPGPIFFIMNRAGQNNKVFKLIKFRTMREKNNDYAPTRANDPRITKFGGFLRKTRLDELPQVINILKGEMSFVGPRPERPELILELEKQIPFYGQRTLVKPGLTGSDQISGEYHSPSREDSLKKLQYDLFYIKNRSLFLDLSIILKTVATVISRGGM
- a CDS encoding helix-turn-helix domain-containing protein; translated protein: MPTQIDPNTIYTTAETQKLLKISNSTIKRMLKNGLIKANKVGGQYRILGKEILRLVSPEVEKKAIKSYLNIKQKVVNTINKW
- the gmd gene encoding GDP-mannose 4,6-dehydratase, with the translated sequence MSTKKALITGITGQDGSYLAELLLEKGYEVHGIIRRASTFNTERIDHLYKDPHINGVHLFLHYGDLSDGSNLNRILEKISPDEIYHLGAQSHVRVSFDLPEYTGDISGLGTVRLLDAIRDTEIKTKFYQASSSEMFGLVDKLPITEATPFHPRSPYACAKVYAYWITKNYREAYNLYATNGILFNHESPRRGETFVTRKITRGLARIKLGLDEKLFLGNLDAKRDWGYAKDFVYGMWLMLQQDKPDDYILATNETHDVKEFVNKTAETLGMEITWQGQGLEEIGVDKKTGKTIIEIDPKYFRPSEVPILLGDYAKAKTELGWEPKVKFTELVKIMAEADFEKEKAKL
- a CDS encoding ATP-binding protein, with protein sequence MLEKSKIEEVFIDQFSQFKNKNSGMERMVNIKKYLATEQVVVISGIRRCGKSTLLKQFADHLNNFYYINFDDERLINFTVDNFNDLLAVWQKNFKSTNILIDEIQNIKSWERFIRRIHDEGYKIFITGSNSKLLSSELSTHLTGRYKKLELYPFSFVEFIKFKNIPAQAKTTEEKAVLSKFFSEYLSRGGFPEYIKNKDTETVKRIYEDVIYKDIIARFGIREIKSFRLLANWLFTNFTKEASYNSLAKILGIKTAATVSEYVSFLQEAYLLFELYKYDYSLKKQYTSNKKIYVIDNGLRNEIAFSVSEDRGRLLENIVFIELKRRGQEAYFFRGKKECDFILLEKNKIKQALQVSLDFNGNNKKREMDGLLEAMIKFDLPSGVILTEDQEEEIKISGKKIKIQPVYRWLVEN
- a CDS encoding GDP-L-fucose synthase is translated as MNKNSKIYLAGHQGLVGSAILRKLSAEGFTNLILKTREQVDLFDQRATEKFMAEAKPEYVILAAARVGGIGANVNYGADFLYENLLIQNNVIWSALKSDVKKLLFLGSSCIYPRQAKQPMKEEYLLDGKPEPTNEGYALAKIAGMKLCEKIFEQYGRCFISCMPTNMYGPNDNFDLATSHVIPALLRRLHEAKLRNEAQVQIWGSGKVRREFLYVDDLAEAVIWLMQNYNEKQFLNVGTGQDIAISELAELIKKIVGYQGELAYNTNNPDGMPQKLLDVERINKLGWSHKIDLEQGLKLAYGWYLKNKV
- a CDS encoding glycosyltransferase, encoding MTVCYFGIYKADYNRNKIIMAGLRANGLEILECNSRLKGPKKYFDLIKKHRALKNKYDVMIVGFPGYQAMILAKLITGRPIIFDAFFSLYDAMVNDRRAVSRLHPLAWYFWLLDWLSGSLADRILLDTGEHIKYFAKTFGLKTKKFIRVIIGADTDIFRPAPAKPASADFLVHFHGSYIRNQGINYIVDAAEKLRGENIIFSLVGAGQDFTRIKNRVDELKLAEKFQIRGFLPIEGLLDSVHKADLCLGIFGSGEKTQRIISNKIFECLACQKALLTADTPAMRELFSENEVAFCRAGDGEDLAEKILYLKNNPETRESLAKASYEFFTNNLRPAGLTAELAKIIGSLAEKK
- a CDS encoding class I SAM-dependent methyltransferase produces the protein MPDNQWKKYEQAYHLRSLKYAKGGKLKFSRKHEGLAEYLNEAAEKIGRTDFSFLDAGCGNGIYLKYMGDKYPEARLHGFDFSQTIVDIAKNNAPTAEIKSGNLEAAPYADEKFDIILCTQVIEHLLDDKKGLTELYRLLKPNGYLIISTDNEDNLVSKFLNLPIKLLSSPYRLLKRLLPDKKYFPHKSYKIGEFTKLIKTRALIIEKISTFRFSLPWPFYKMGLLNQLLNKLETFAGNKNFFRNNGDIVVALCKK